Proteins encoded together in one Chitinophaga varians window:
- a CDS encoding NCS2 family permease — translation MLAKFFRLSENNTTVKKEVLAGLTTFSTMAYILAVNPSILSRTGMDFNALITATALAAAIGTLVMALYARLPIGVAPGMGLNAFFAYTIVSGMGYSWQFALTAVFLEGVIFIILSMFRIREAIINSIPENLKHAISVGIGLLIALIGMANAGIIETGMRHVGEGRLEGVILKMGNVTSIGPLIALIGLIVSAVLMYRKVNAALLIGILAATVIGIPLGITHLPEGHLVSLPPSVAPIAFKLQFDKIFSLDMVMILFTLLMVNLFDTVGTLIGLCNKAGLLDENGRLPRAKQALMADAVGTTAAGLLGTSVVTAYVESASGVAAGGRTGLTALTVSVMFLLSLFFAPVFAMIPQAATAPALIIVGMLMMGAVVKIDFNDVTEAIPAFLAIVMMPYTYSIAEGIVFGMLSYVLLKVLTGQYKQISPVMYVLAILFIVTFMVK, via the coding sequence ATGCTCGCAAAATTTTTCAGGCTCTCCGAAAACAATACTACGGTAAAGAAAGAAGTACTCGCTGGTTTGACCACCTTTTCCACCATGGCATATATTCTTGCCGTGAACCCCAGTATCCTGTCCAGGACGGGGATGGATTTTAACGCATTGATCACTGCAACAGCTCTGGCGGCAGCTATTGGTACGCTGGTGATGGCGTTGTATGCCCGCCTGCCTATAGGCGTGGCGCCAGGCATGGGACTGAACGCCTTCTTCGCCTACACTATTGTGTCGGGAATGGGCTATAGCTGGCAGTTCGCGCTGACAGCGGTTTTCCTGGAAGGGGTTATTTTTATCATTTTATCCATGTTCCGGATAAGGGAGGCGATTATCAACAGTATCCCGGAAAACCTGAAGCATGCCATTTCTGTGGGCATAGGGCTGTTGATAGCCCTGATAGGCATGGCGAATGCCGGTATCATAGAAACCGGTATGCGGCATGTGGGAGAGGGCCGGCTGGAAGGTGTGATCCTGAAAATGGGGAATGTCACCAGCATCGGGCCGTTGATTGCGTTAATAGGCCTGATCGTCAGCGCGGTGCTGATGTACCGGAAAGTAAATGCCGCTTTACTGATCGGCATTCTGGCGGCTACGGTGATCGGTATCCCGTTAGGCATTACGCATCTGCCCGAAGGGCACCTGGTAAGCCTGCCACCGTCTGTAGCGCCTATCGCTTTTAAACTGCAATTCGATAAAATATTCAGCCTGGACATGGTGATGATTTTATTCACACTATTGATGGTGAACCTGTTTGATACCGTTGGCACCCTGATCGGACTTTGCAACAAAGCCGGACTGCTGGATGAAAACGGCCGGCTGCCAAGGGCGAAACAGGCGCTGATGGCCGATGCGGTAGGTACTACTGCTGCCGGACTGTTAGGCACCAGCGTGGTGACTGCCTACGTGGAAAGCGCCAGCGGCGTGGCTGCGGGTGGAAGAACAGGCCTGACGGCGCTGACGGTGTCTGTGATGTTTTTACTGTCGCTGTTTTTTGCACCGGTATTTGCCATGATACCGCAGGCGGCCACAGCTCCGGCGTTGATCATTGTCGGGATGCTGATGATGGGCGCGGTGGTGAAAATTGACTTTAACGATGTGACAGAAGCTATCCCGGCTTTTCTGGCTATTGTGATGATGCCTTATACCTACAGTATTGCAGAAGGGATCGTGTTCGGCATGTTGTCTTATGTATTGTTAAAAGTATTGACAGGCCAATATAAACAGATCAGTCCCGTGATGTACGTACTGGCTATCCTGTTTATCGTCACTTTTATGGTGAAATAG
- a CDS encoding ligase-associated DNA damage response DEXH box helicase, whose amino-acid sequence MQQHSRGWKVITGWLADKGLQPFKFQEDAWQAYLQGQSGIVNAPTGFGKTFSLFLGAVIAWIDAHPKDYHKKTKNGLQLLWVTPLRALAKDLGRAMDEVLRELDIPWEVGIRSGDTPVATRARQKLQMPEVLIITPESLHLLLAQKEYPAVFKQLHTVVVDEWHELLGSKRGVMVELGLSRLRGLRPELKIWGISATIGNLDEALEVLLGPYHNNGLIVRANLKKNIALQSVIPHEIENYPWAGHLGIRMLPQALPIINDSQTTLVFTNTRSQSEIWYQSLLKHEPMLAGALALHHGSIDMELRIWVEEALHNGILKAVVCTASLDLGVDFRPVDTVIQVGSPKGVARFLQRAGRSGHQPGAVSRIFFLPTHALELVEAAALKAAMEEDLIESRMPVLLAYDVLLQYLMTLAVSDGFHAPEIYEEVRKTFCYQHITEDEWQWILAFLTTGGDALGSYDEFRKLERQGDHYYCKSRMLAMRHRLHIGTIVSDAMLKVKFMSGGYVGVIEESFISRLSPGDSFTLAGRNLEFVMIKDMTVLVRKSNAKRTIVPSYMGGRIPLSSNLGRMLRQKFNEALSRRTKDPELIALQPLFSRQEELSHIPKDNELLIEKINTKDGYHLFVYPFEGRLVHEVMAALLAYRISRITPITFSIAMNDYGFELLSDQPIPLTAENAKALFTTDNLLTELQTSVNATEMARRKFRDIAVIAGLIFQGYPGKHKANRHLQSSASLLFNVFKDYDPQNLLLKQAFNEAFFYQMEEARLRETLERIAQSRIVITEPDKLTPFCFPIKVDSLRDTMTSEKLEDRIKKLIAVNE is encoded by the coding sequence ATGCAACAACATTCGCGTGGATGGAAAGTGATTACCGGATGGCTGGCAGACAAAGGCCTTCAGCCTTTTAAGTTCCAGGAAGATGCCTGGCAGGCATACCTGCAGGGCCAGTCGGGGATCGTGAATGCACCTACCGGGTTTGGTAAAACCTTCTCGCTCTTTCTCGGCGCCGTGATCGCCTGGATCGATGCCCATCCGAAAGACTATCATAAAAAAACTAAAAACGGCCTGCAACTGCTGTGGGTAACACCGCTCCGCGCGCTCGCAAAAGACCTGGGCCGCGCCATGGACGAGGTATTGCGGGAGCTGGACATTCCATGGGAAGTAGGCATCCGTAGCGGTGATACGCCGGTAGCCACCCGCGCACGCCAGAAATTACAAATGCCGGAAGTGCTCATCATCACCCCGGAAAGCCTGCACCTGCTGCTGGCACAAAAGGAATATCCTGCTGTTTTCAAACAGCTCCACACGGTGGTTGTGGACGAATGGCACGAACTGCTGGGCAGCAAAAGAGGCGTCATGGTGGAACTGGGACTGAGCCGCCTGCGCGGGCTAAGGCCTGAACTGAAAATATGGGGCATCTCCGCTACCATAGGCAACCTCGACGAGGCCCTGGAAGTATTGCTGGGCCCGTATCATAACAATGGCCTCATTGTCCGTGCCAACCTGAAAAAAAATATCGCCCTGCAAAGCGTGATCCCTCATGAGATAGAAAACTACCCATGGGCCGGCCATCTCGGTATCCGGATGCTACCGCAGGCATTGCCTATCATCAACGACAGCCAGACCACCCTCGTTTTTACCAATACCCGCTCTCAATCGGAAATATGGTACCAGTCGCTGCTCAAACATGAGCCTATGCTGGCCGGCGCCCTGGCGCTCCATCACGGTTCCATCGATATGGAACTGCGTATATGGGTGGAAGAAGCGCTGCACAACGGCATCCTGAAAGCAGTGGTGTGTACCGCCAGTCTTGACCTGGGCGTGGATTTCCGCCCGGTAGACACGGTCATACAGGTGGGCAGCCCCAAAGGAGTGGCCCGCTTCCTGCAACGGGCAGGCCGTAGCGGCCACCAGCCGGGAGCTGTCAGCCGTATCTTTTTTCTGCCCACCCACGCGCTGGAACTGGTGGAAGCCGCGGCCCTCAAAGCTGCCATGGAAGAAGACCTTATCGAAAGCCGCATGCCGGTGCTGCTGGCTTATGACGTACTGCTGCAATACCTGATGACCCTCGCCGTTTCCGATGGCTTCCATGCCCCGGAGATATACGAAGAAGTCCGTAAAACCTTCTGCTACCAGCATATTACAGAAGACGAATGGCAATGGATACTCGCTTTCCTGACCACCGGCGGTGATGCGCTGGGCAGCTATGATGAGTTCCGCAAACTGGAAAGGCAGGGAGATCACTACTACTGCAAAAGCCGTATGCTGGCCATGCGGCACCGGTTGCATATCGGCACCATCGTCAGCGATGCCATGCTTAAAGTGAAATTCATGAGCGGCGGTTATGTAGGCGTGATCGAAGAAAGTTTTATCTCACGGCTTTCGCCGGGCGACAGCTTTACACTCGCCGGCCGCAACCTCGAGTTTGTGATGATCAAAGACATGACCGTGCTGGTACGCAAGTCCAACGCCAAACGCACTATCGTGCCCAGTTATATGGGCGGCCGTATCCCGCTGTCGTCCAACCTCGGCCGGATGTTGCGTCAGAAATTCAACGAAGCGCTGTCCCGCCGCACGAAAGATCCGGAACTGATAGCGCTGCAACCGCTGTTCAGCCGCCAGGAAGAACTGTCCCATATCCCGAAGGACAACGAACTGCTGATCGAAAAAATCAACACCAAAGATGGTTACCATCTTTTCGTATATCCTTTTGAAGGCCGGCTGGTACATGAGGTAATGGCCGCCCTGCTGGCTTACCGTATCAGCCGCATCACGCCGATCACTTTCTCCATCGCCATGAACGACTACGGCTTTGAACTGCTGTCAGACCAGCCCATACCGCTGACGGCTGAAAATGCCAAAGCTCTGTTTACCACCGACAACCTGCTGACAGAGCTGCAAACCAGCGTCAACGCCACTGAGATGGCACGCCGCAAATTCCGCGATATTGCAGTGATTGCCGGCCTCATCTTCCAGGGATATCCGGGCAAACACAAAGCCAACCGCCACCTGCAGTCTTCAGCCTCCCTGCTGTTCAACGTATTTAAGGACTACGATCCGCAGAACCTGCTGCTGAAGCAGGCTTTCAACGAAGCCTTTTTCTACCAGATGGAAGAAGCCCGTCTCCGGGAAACGCTGGAACGTATTGCGCAAAGCCGCATCGTGATCACCGAGCCGGACAAGCTGACACCTTTCTGCTTCCCTATCAAGGTAGACAGCCTGCGGGACACCATGACCAGCGAGAAGCTGGAAGACAGGATCAAAAAATTGATTGCCGTCAACGAATAA
- the pdeM gene encoding ligase-associated DNA damage response endonuclease PdeM codes for MQNKDTAAGEIFRFKQQHWHLLPEKAIYWEEERALVLSDLHLGKSAHFRKAGIAVPAGIMQEDLFRLQQLITRYLPVRLIIVGDMFHSRHNNEVQYFKIWRGQFSHIQVDLVLGNHDIMADEVYSQLEVNTHDTLTVRDIHFIHEPCGDDNGYKYTFSGHLHPAVVMAGPARQRLRLPCFYFGRHCGILPAFGDFTGLATLDPYPDEPVFVIAGKSIIRTQ; via the coding sequence ATGCAAAACAAGGACACCGCGGCGGGGGAGATATTCCGGTTCAAACAACAACACTGGCACCTGTTGCCGGAAAAGGCGATTTACTGGGAAGAAGAAAGAGCACTGGTCCTGTCAGACCTGCACCTGGGCAAATCGGCCCACTTCCGTAAGGCCGGCATCGCTGTGCCGGCAGGCATTATGCAGGAAGACCTGTTCCGGTTGCAGCAGCTGATCACGCGTTATCTGCCGGTACGGCTCATTATCGTCGGCGATATGTTCCATAGCCGTCACAACAATGAAGTACAGTATTTTAAAATATGGCGCGGCCAGTTTTCCCATATTCAGGTCGACCTGGTATTGGGCAATCACGACATCATGGCCGATGAAGTATACAGCCAGCTGGAGGTAAATACCCACGACACCCTTACCGTCCGGGACATTCACTTTATCCATGAGCCCTGCGGCGACGACAACGGTTACAAATACACGTTCTCCGGCCACCTGCATCCCGCAGTGGTGATGGCTGGCCCTGCCAGGCAACGGCTGCGTCTACCCTGCTTTTATTTTGGCCGGCATTGCGGCATTTTACCCGCTTTTGGCGACTTTACCGGCCTTGCCACCCTTGACCCCTACCCGGACGAGCCAGTGTTTGTAATCGCCGGAAAATCAATTATCCGGACGCAATAA
- a CDS encoding histone deacetylase, whose protein sequence is MKIAYHDIYAHPLPADHRFPMVKYELIPAQLLREGVISQEQLFAPEAATEDVILATHTADWWQKLRDQTLSEKEQRHIGFRQSPRLTQREIVIAQGTIDIALHALDHGIGFNVAGGTHHAFADRGEGFCLLNDFAIAANYLLQQKKVKKVLVADLDVHQGNGTAALFAGNDEVFTFSMHGAHNYPFHKETSDLDIPLPDGLTDGPYLRLLEDALPRLIDQVKPDIVCYLSGVDVLETDRFGKLKVSTAGCQQRDEIVFSLLYRHGIPCAVAMGGGYSTRISDIVNAHCNTFKTGLSIYGF, encoded by the coding sequence ATGAAGATAGCTTACCACGACATATATGCCCATCCGTTACCGGCCGACCACCGTTTTCCCATGGTGAAATACGAGCTGATACCGGCCCAGTTGCTGCGGGAAGGCGTTATCAGCCAGGAGCAGCTGTTTGCGCCGGAAGCGGCCACCGAAGACGTGATACTGGCCACCCATACCGCCGACTGGTGGCAGAAGCTGCGCGACCAGACGTTGTCAGAGAAAGAACAGCGGCATATCGGCTTCCGGCAGTCGCCCCGCCTGACACAGCGGGAGATCGTGATAGCACAGGGCACTATCGATATTGCCCTGCATGCGCTGGACCATGGCATTGGCTTCAATGTGGCCGGTGGCACGCACCACGCCTTCGCCGACCGGGGAGAAGGTTTCTGCCTGCTCAACGACTTCGCCATTGCGGCCAATTATCTGCTGCAACAAAAGAAAGTGAAAAAAGTGCTGGTTGCCGACCTGGACGTGCATCAGGGCAACGGCACCGCGGCCTTGTTTGCCGGCAACGACGAGGTCTTTACCTTCAGTATGCACGGCGCCCATAACTATCCCTTCCATAAGGAAACCTCCGATCTGGACATTCCCCTGCCTGACGGCCTGACTGACGGCCCTTACCTCCGGCTGCTGGAAGACGCCCTTCCACGGCTCATAGACCAGGTTAAACCAGATATCGTGTGTTACCTGTCAGGGGTAGACGTTCTGGAGACAGACCGGTTTGGCAAGCTCAAAGTAAGCACTGCAGGTTGCCAACAGCGGGATGAAATCGTTTTCAGCCTGCTGTACAGGCATGGCATCCCCTGCGCTGTGGCCATGGGCGGCGGTTATTCCACCCGGATCAGCGATATAGTGAACGCACACTGCAATACCTTTAAAACAGGACTGAGTATTTACGGATTTTGA
- a CDS encoding ABC transporter ATP-binding protein, which translates to MLTARNVTKNYSNLPILRGVDITVSKGEIVTIVGSSGAGKSTLLHILGTLDKPTQGEIWLNNVNLTGLSGNELADFRNRHIGFIFQFHHLLPEFSALENVCVPGFIAGTRRNEVKEKAAFLLKTLGLEHRLEHKPNALSGGEQQRVAVARALINNPDVVMADEPTGNLDSHNARELHNMFLQLRDQFQQTFIIVTHNEELAPLSDRQLLMKDGRII; encoded by the coding sequence ATGCTAACCGCTCGCAATGTTACCAAAAATTATTCCAACTTACCGATTCTCAGGGGAGTAGATATTACTGTCAGTAAAGGTGAGATCGTAACCATCGTTGGATCGTCCGGAGCAGGCAAAAGTACGCTGCTGCATATACTCGGTACGCTGGATAAGCCCACCCAGGGCGAAATATGGCTGAATAATGTCAATCTGACGGGTTTAAGCGGCAATGAGCTGGCCGATTTCCGGAACCGACATATTGGCTTTATCTTTCAGTTCCATCACCTGCTGCCTGAATTCAGCGCATTGGAAAATGTCTGCGTTCCCGGTTTTATTGCCGGCACCCGCAGAAACGAGGTAAAGGAAAAAGCGGCGTTCCTGTTGAAAACCCTGGGCCTGGAGCATCGTTTGGAGCACAAACCAAATGCGCTCTCCGGTGGCGAACAACAGCGGGTGGCCGTGGCGCGGGCGCTGATCAATAACCCCGACGTGGTCATGGCCGATGAACCTACCGGTAACCTCGACTCCCATAATGCCCGGGAGCTTCATAATATGTTCCTTCAACTGAGAGACCAGTTTCAGCAAACCTTTATTATCGTTACCCACAACGAAGAACTGGCGCCGCTGAGCGACCGGCAGTTACTGATGAAAGACGGACGGATCATTTAG
- a CDS encoding DUF2795 domain-containing protein, whose protein sequence is MYWTLELASYLEDAPWPATKDELIDYAIRSGAPIEVIENLQELEDEGEIYEGIEDIWSDYPSQDDFFFNEDEY, encoded by the coding sequence ATGTACTGGACATTAGAATTAGCTTCATACCTGGAGGACGCTCCATGGCCAGCTACTAAAGACGAACTTATTGATTACGCCATTCGTTCCGGTGCACCGATCGAAGTAATCGAGAATTTGCAGGAGCTGGAGGATGAGGGAGAAATTTATGAGGGGATTGAAGATATCTGGTCTGATTATCCGTCGCAAGACGACTTCTTCTTCAATGAAGATGAATACTAG
- a CDS encoding enoyl-ACP reductase, whose product MAHNLLKGKKGIIFGALDEKSLAWRTALRCVEEGAEIVLTNAPVALRMGEINKLAEICKAPVIPADVTITDDLKNLFTKSMEHFGGKIDFVLHSVGMSLNVRKGRSYTDLDYDFSLKTLNISALSLHRVLQTAYQMDAINEWGSVVALTYIAAQRAFPDYSEMADAKAMLESVARSFGYHYGIKNKVRVNTVSQSPTPTTAGSGVKGFGGFIGYAEKMSPLGNASADNCADYLVTLFSDMTKMVTMQNLYHDGGFSFTGVSNAIMDALDK is encoded by the coding sequence ATGGCTCATAACTTATTAAAAGGAAAGAAAGGTATCATCTTTGGTGCACTGGACGAAAAGTCACTGGCCTGGAGAACTGCGCTCCGTTGTGTGGAAGAAGGCGCTGAAATAGTGCTCACTAATGCACCTGTAGCGCTGCGTATGGGTGAGATCAACAAACTGGCTGAAATCTGCAAGGCCCCTGTTATTCCGGCAGATGTAACCATCACGGATGACCTGAAAAATCTTTTTACCAAATCCATGGAGCATTTTGGCGGTAAAATAGACTTTGTGCTCCATTCTGTGGGCATGAGCCTGAACGTTCGTAAAGGACGCTCCTATACAGACCTGGACTATGACTTTTCGCTGAAAACCCTCAATATCTCCGCGCTGTCCTTACACCGTGTATTGCAGACCGCTTATCAGATGGATGCCATCAATGAATGGGGCTCTGTAGTGGCACTCACTTACATCGCCGCACAACGTGCATTCCCTGACTACAGCGAAATGGCCGACGCTAAAGCTATGCTGGAATCCGTAGCCCGCAGCTTCGGTTACCATTACGGCATCAAAAATAAAGTACGTGTGAACACCGTATCCCAGTCCCCTACGCCAACTACTGCCGGCAGCGGCGTGAAAGGTTTCGGTGGCTTCATCGGTTATGCAGAAAAAATGAGCCCGCTGGGTAACGCTTCTGCCGATAACTGCGCGGATTACCTGGTAACCCTGTTCTCCGATATGACCAAAATGGTCACTATGCAGAACCTCTACCATGACGGCGGATTCTCCTTCACCGGTGTTTCCAATGCTATCATGGACGCATTAGACAAATAA
- the recN gene encoding DNA repair protein RecN, giving the protein MLQRLIIKNYAIIDHLEVDFSGNLNVITGETGAGKSILLGALSMILGERADPGVLFDKTGKCVIEGIFKVKKSQVAAFFQQHELDLEDSLIIRREISAAGKSRAFVNDTPVNISQLSELSGYLVDLHQQFDTLELGNADFQREVIDALAKPAALQVYHNLFLQYQQVQKKYKQLQDDRDQANKELDYNKFLLDELLEADFSPNEVEELDNELQLLTHAEEIKNTLNRVFFQLKEDEQPILQQLKQLQSSIQHISSFHKDMPAVSERMLSAYLELQDIAGEVDSINDQVHYDAQRIEQVNERMTLGYRLFKKHGVQTTDELLAIKDALTAKVDGVLNLDEQLAALEKEQAQLHEALIKDAAAITAERQEQVAPFEKKVNTLLAQVGMPNARLKVDILQGELNPYGQDTIEFLFDANRSNQFAPVGKVASGGELSRLMLCIKSLVAQSVALPTLIFDEIDTGISGEAARQVGVILKDLAKAHQIICITHQPQIAGKADAHYFVYKDARAEKVTTSVRLLSMEERIDKIAQMLSGERPTAAALENAREMVR; this is encoded by the coding sequence ATGTTACAGCGACTAATCATTAAAAACTACGCCATTATTGACCACCTGGAAGTGGATTTTTCAGGTAACCTTAATGTCATCACCGGTGAAACCGGCGCCGGTAAATCCATTTTACTGGGCGCCCTGTCCATGATCCTGGGAGAACGTGCTGATCCCGGCGTGCTGTTCGACAAAACCGGCAAATGTGTGATCGAAGGCATCTTCAAGGTGAAAAAATCACAGGTGGCCGCTTTTTTTCAGCAACATGAGCTGGACCTGGAAGATTCGCTGATCATCCGCCGGGAAATCAGCGCCGCCGGGAAATCAAGAGCGTTTGTGAATGATACTCCTGTCAACATATCCCAGCTGTCTGAACTGTCGGGCTACCTGGTAGACCTGCACCAGCAGTTTGACACCCTGGAACTGGGCAACGCCGATTTCCAGCGGGAAGTAATTGATGCACTGGCCAAACCGGCCGCCCTGCAGGTATATCATAACCTGTTCCTGCAATACCAGCAGGTGCAGAAAAAATACAAACAGCTACAGGATGACCGCGATCAGGCCAATAAGGAGCTGGACTATAACAAGTTTCTGCTGGACGAACTGCTGGAAGCGGATTTCAGTCCCAACGAAGTGGAGGAGCTGGACAATGAGCTGCAGCTGCTGACACATGCGGAAGAGATCAAAAACACCCTCAACCGGGTATTTTTCCAGTTGAAAGAAGATGAACAACCGATCCTGCAACAGCTGAAACAACTGCAATCCTCTATTCAACATATCTCCTCGTTCCATAAAGACATGCCGGCCGTATCGGAAAGGATGCTGTCAGCCTATCTGGAGCTGCAGGACATTGCCGGAGAAGTAGACAGTATCAACGACCAGGTACACTACGACGCACAACGCATAGAACAGGTAAATGAACGGATGACGCTGGGATACCGGCTCTTCAAGAAACATGGCGTGCAGACGACAGACGAGCTGCTGGCCATCAAAGACGCACTGACCGCCAAAGTGGACGGTGTGCTCAACCTTGATGAACAACTGGCCGCGCTGGAGAAAGAACAGGCGCAGCTGCATGAGGCCCTGATAAAGGACGCGGCAGCCATTACCGCTGAGAGACAAGAGCAGGTGGCACCCTTTGAGAAAAAGGTGAATACGCTGCTGGCACAGGTAGGCATGCCTAATGCCCGTCTTAAAGTAGATATTCTGCAGGGTGAATTGAACCCCTACGGACAGGATACGATCGAATTCCTGTTCGACGCCAACCGCAGCAACCAGTTTGCACCGGTAGGCAAAGTGGCTTCCGGTGGTGAGTTGAGCCGTTTAATGCTCTGCATCAAATCACTGGTGGCACAATCAGTGGCGTTGCCTACCCTTATCTTCGATGAAATTGATACCGGTATTTCCGGTGAAGCCGCCAGACAGGTGGGCGTTATCCTGAAAGACCTCGCCAAAGCACATCAGATCATCTGTATCACGCACCAGCCACAGATAGCCGGTAAAGCAGACGCACATTATTTTGTATATAAAGATGCCCGTGCAGAGAAAGTGACCACCAGCGTAAGGCTGCTGTCTATGGAAGAGAGAATAGACAAGATCGCGCAAATGCTCAGTGGAGAACGGCCTACAGCCGCCGCCCTTGAAAATGCCCGCGAAATGGTAAGATAA
- a CDS encoding tetratricopeptide repeat protein, with translation MRIIFSLILLLGLGFTVDARQKTYDFNSRCEQAYEAIMELRLNAGKALLEAEKKENPDNLVPYFLDNYVDFFPLFFNEDPAEYARKRGMRSIRLDKMLEGSPDSPYYLYTQAAIKFQWAMIKIKFNEKWDATWEIRKAYMTLKENQRRFPDFMPNRLLLGAMQTVFGTIPEGYKWITNILGMKGSIHQGMDNVNAFIESNAPEAKLFREESYYYYCYLMLFIVNKPEDTWAFLQKKQLDTKNNYLYALMVANLSLNNQKAANGIRVLEERHDSNEYADIAYYNYVFGLLKLTRLDNDAHVYLEKFVNEFKGKFYVKECLQRLSWFYYLEGNQAMANKYRNMILSRGGTETDADKQALKEAEGGKWPNPFLLKVRLQSDGGFFSEALKLLLTKKAADFPAMEDKLEYAYRLGRIYDETGQDDKAITMYEVTIKVGANRPEYYAARASLQLGYIYEKRRDKNKAIQCYQQCLDMKGHDYKNSLDQRAKAGMQRVNGS, from the coding sequence ATGCGTATTATTTTTTCTTTGATTCTTTTGCTGGGATTAGGATTTACAGTTGATGCAAGACAGAAGACCTATGATTTCAACAGCCGTTGTGAACAGGCGTACGAAGCGATCATGGAGTTGCGGTTAAACGCCGGAAAGGCGCTGTTGGAAGCAGAAAAGAAAGAAAACCCGGACAACCTGGTGCCTTATTTTCTGGATAACTACGTGGATTTCTTCCCGTTGTTTTTCAATGAAGACCCGGCGGAATACGCCCGGAAGAGAGGCATGCGCTCCATCCGGCTGGACAAGATGCTGGAAGGGTCACCGGATTCTCCCTATTATCTGTACACACAGGCGGCTATCAAGTTTCAATGGGCGATGATCAAAATCAAGTTCAATGAAAAATGGGACGCTACCTGGGAGATACGCAAAGCGTACATGACCCTGAAGGAAAATCAGCGCCGTTTCCCGGATTTTATGCCCAACCGGTTGTTGCTGGGGGCCATGCAAACGGTCTTCGGTACTATCCCGGAAGGATATAAGTGGATCACCAACATCCTCGGAATGAAGGGCAGCATCCACCAGGGCATGGATAATGTGAACGCGTTTATCGAAAGCAATGCGCCCGAAGCCAAACTGTTCAGGGAAGAATCCTATTATTACTACTGTTACCTGATGCTCTTTATTGTGAATAAACCCGAAGACACCTGGGCTTTTCTGCAAAAGAAGCAACTGGACACAAAGAATAACTACCTGTACGCCCTGATGGTGGCCAACCTGTCGCTGAACAACCAGAAAGCGGCCAATGGCATACGGGTACTGGAAGAACGGCACGACAGCAATGAATACGCAGACATAGCATACTATAACTACGTATTCGGCTTATTGAAACTGACCCGACTGGACAACGATGCGCATGTGTACCTGGAGAAGTTTGTCAATGAGTTTAAAGGGAAGTTCTATGTAAAAGAATGCCTGCAACGGTTAAGCTGGTTCTACTACCTGGAGGGCAACCAGGCCATGGCCAACAAGTACAGGAATATGATCCTGAGCCGTGGCGGTACGGAAACAGATGCAGACAAGCAGGCGCTGAAGGAAGCGGAAGGCGGCAAATGGCCCAATCCCTTCCTGTTGAAAGTGCGGTTGCAAAGTGACGGCGGATTCTTTAGCGAGGCACTGAAACTGCTGCTGACAAAAAAAGCGGCCGATTTCCCTGCCATGGAAGACAAACTGGAATACGCCTACCGCCTTGGCCGTATCTATGATGAAACCGGGCAAGACGACAAAGCCATTACCATGTATGAGGTAACGATCAAGGTAGGGGCTAACAGGCCGGAGTATTATGCCGCCAGGGCTTCCCTGCAACTAGGGTATATTTACGAAAAAAGAAGAGATAAAAACAAAGCCATTCAATGTTATCAGCAATGTCTGGACATGAAAGGCCACGATTATAAAAACTCCCTCGATCAACGGGCAAAAGCAGGCATGCAACGTGTAAATGGCAGTTGA